AAAAAATTAAAGACACTTCATTATATTAATCAAAATTATAAACTTAAATATATGTTTTTAATATTAATTATTACTGTATTTCTTACAGAAAATCAGGCACCATTTATGTATGTATTTGGCGAAGAACATTTAGGAGTAGACATTTCTGTATCCGGAATGTTTATTTCTGCAATTGGTGTAGGGTCGGCAATAGCAAGTCTTATATTACTTAAATTCGATAAATTTATGTTGGATCTAAAGGTGATTTTTTATTCTGTGATTATTGATGGAATAGCTTTAATTATTCTTAGTAATAGTAAAAACATCATAATGGCATTTTTAGCATTTGGGATTTTCGGAGTTACTG
This genomic window from Caldisalinibacter kiritimatiensis contains:
- a CDS encoding MFS transporter, whose protein sequence is KKLKTLHYINQNYKLKYMFLILIITVFLTENQAPFMYVFGEEHLGVDISVSGMFISAIGVGSAIASLILLKFDKFMLDLKVIFYSVIIDGIALIILSNSKNIIMAFLAFGIFGVTGSIFFVSMRNLIQLEVPSERISEVYAFRFSSTSFAKIISISIGAILVNNLITVTQLFMISGLIETFLAIIMLISLKNHMKKMS